Proteins from one Deinococcus sp. AB2017081 genomic window:
- a CDS encoding NfeD family protein, whose protein sequence is MDWLPTLERVQPWHWWVLGATLLILEVVAPGVFFVWLALASFALGLVVFVLPIPVTVQLLLFAVFSVASVLIGRRYVGRLALGGVEGEEMNLGASRLVGRTVKVTTAITNGTGRVRVGDSDWRATGPDTPVGADVLIVAADGPTLIVREISGSWVEPPSRSGG, encoded by the coding sequence GTGGACTGGCTGCCCACCCTGGAGCGCGTGCAGCCCTGGCACTGGTGGGTGCTGGGGGCCACCCTGCTGATTCTGGAGGTGGTCGCTCCGGGCGTGTTCTTCGTGTGGCTGGCCCTGGCCTCCTTCGCTCTTGGCCTGGTGGTGTTCGTGCTGCCCATCCCGGTGACCGTGCAGCTCCTGCTGTTCGCGGTCTTCAGCGTCGCCAGCGTCCTGATCGGCCGGCGGTACGTGGGGCGCCTCGCCCTGGGCGGTGTGGAGGGCGAAGAGATGAACCTCGGTGCGAGCCGACTGGTGGGCCGCACCGTCAAGGTCACGACGGCGATCACGAACGGCACCGGCCGTGTCCGCGTAGGGGACAGCGACTGGCGGGCGACCGGCCCGGATACGCCGGTGGGCGCCGACGTGCTGATTGTCGCCGCCGACGGGCCCACCCTGATCGTGCGCGAGATCAGCGGGTCGTGGGTCGAGCCTCCCAGCCGGAGCGGCGGCTGA
- a CDS encoding histidine phosphatase family protein, with amino-acid sequence MRFPGAMPRTLHLIKHGAPRIVPGVPAHEWNLADDALDGLDTLIARLDPRPEIVVSSEEPKAKATAAALAAALGVPHRPMVGLHEQLRYTAPFHTDPAGFEADMRSFFDHPQAIVSGEESADDARTRFGNAVQAVMRANPQDTVAVVAHGTVISLLVAHAGGLDPWPLWKSLKLLDAVTVDIPGLRVREPSA; translated from the coding sequence ATGCGCTTCCCTGGAGCCATGCCGCGCACCCTGCACCTGATCAAGCACGGAGCCCCCAGGATCGTTCCCGGCGTCCCCGCCCACGAGTGGAACCTCGCGGACGATGCCCTGGACGGCCTGGACACCCTGATCGCCCGCCTCGATCCCCGCCCCGAGATCGTCGTGTCCAGCGAGGAACCCAAGGCGAAGGCGACCGCCGCCGCGCTGGCCGCGGCACTGGGTGTCCCGCACCGCCCCATGGTCGGCCTGCACGAGCAGCTCCGCTACACCGCGCCTTTCCATACCGATCCGGCCGGGTTCGAGGCGGACATGCGTTCCTTCTTCGACCACCCGCAGGCCATCGTGTCCGGCGAGGAGAGTGCCGACGATGCCCGCACCCGCTTCGGGAACGCCGTGCAGGCCGTCATGCGCGCCAATCCGCAGGACACTGTCGCGGTCGTCGCGCACGGTACGGTCATCAGCCTGCTCGTGGCGCACGCGGGCGGACTTGACCCCTGGCCGCTGTGGAAGTCGCTGAAGCTGCTGGATGCCGTCACGGTGGACATTCCCGGCCTGAGGGTGCGGGAACCATCGGCCTGA
- a CDS encoding SPFH domain-containing protein gives MGFTILVAVLVLLVIVTLLAGVKSVPQGFQWTQERFGKFQRTLKPGLNLIIPYVDRIGRRVNMMEQVMDVPSQEIITKDNALVTVDGVVFYQVLDAAKASYEVGNLQQATLNLTMTNIRTVMGSMDLDELLSNRDQINARLLAVVDEATEPWGVKVTRIEVKDIKPPADLVASMARQMKAEREKRANILDAEGFRQAAILKAEGEKQAEILNAEGRRQAAFLEAEARERQAQAEAAATRMVSEAIAAGNVQAINYFIAQRYVDALGQFATSPNQKTLILPMEATAILGSLQGIAAVANEAFGGRKD, from the coding sequence ATGGGCTTTACCATCCTCGTCGCCGTCCTGGTGCTGCTCGTGATCGTCACGCTGCTCGCCGGGGTCAAGAGCGTGCCACAGGGCTTCCAGTGGACGCAGGAACGCTTTGGAAAATTCCAGCGCACCCTCAAACCCGGCCTGAACCTGATCATTCCGTACGTCGACCGCATCGGGCGCCGCGTGAACATGATGGAACAGGTCATGGACGTCCCCAGCCAGGAGATCATCACCAAGGACAACGCGCTGGTCACTGTGGACGGCGTGGTGTTCTATCAGGTGCTCGACGCCGCCAAGGCCAGCTACGAGGTCGGGAACCTGCAGCAGGCCACCCTGAACCTCACCATGACCAACATCCGCACCGTGATGGGCAGCATGGATCTGGACGAACTGCTCAGCAACCGCGACCAGATCAACGCCCGCCTGCTCGCCGTGGTCGATGAGGCCACCGAGCCGTGGGGCGTGAAGGTCACGCGCATCGAGGTCAAGGACATCAAGCCGCCGGCCGATCTGGTCGCCAGCATGGCCCGCCAGATGAAGGCCGAGCGCGAGAAGCGCGCCAACATCCTCGACGCCGAGGGCTTCCGTCAGGCCGCCATCCTGAAGGCCGAGGGCGAGAAGCAGGCCGAGATCCTGAACGCCGAGGGCCGCCGCCAGGCTGCCTTTCTTGAGGCCGAGGCCCGCGAGCGTCAGGCCCAGGCAGAGGCCGCCGCGACCCGCATGGTCAGCGAGGCCATCGCGGCCGGGAACGTCCAGGCCATCAACTACTTCATCGCGCAGCGCTACGTGGACGCGCTGGGGCAGTTCGCCACGTCGCCCAACCAGAAGACCCTGATCCTGCCCATGGAGGCGACCGCCATCCTGGGCAGTCTGCAGGGCATCGCTGCCGTGGCGAACGAGGCCTTCGGCGGGCGGAAGGACTGA